In the Malaya genurostris strain Urasoe2022 chromosome 1, Malgen_1.1, whole genome shotgun sequence genome, one interval contains:
- the LOC131436748 gene encoding G patch domain-containing protein 4, whose product MDFAKNVLQKYGWREGDGLGKNSDGIVKPIKASLKFNSTGFGSDQAKEHTNKWWQRVFDEAANNIDVGPAGKITQREKDAVEISNKSYSVRKLAQKSAAGGKTSYGGFLKASTLLSNIGREEDVEGHIHTEDIEFKPAKILTDEELFAACGGRTAHKGARHGLKLTGKLARVEAQDNKLLQELESKSFESVIKNNDWQQIQKRKKSKKKKRNEEKWVERHQEEEEDELKDMVHNSNYVVKKNKKKAKVEERVENDLVEEMNNSMGFFETLPEDDGVEPDPGPTIEEELEMLSNKIRKLDHGSVTIRKKDKFKKKKLKRAAAQADMDEEDESMDPTAKYRKDYKKEQKKNNKLLREMVSQEVQSDQKVKPKKLLRSDSEASENDDGEKDVIQRINEYREKIESKLPKIKVIEPTDEDQQQLLADQFKNAQRNGVKRVGRHKVKKKKSKKRNRVVAQLAENLLKNL is encoded by the exons ATGGATTTCGCCAAAAATGTTCTCCAGAAATATGGCTGGAGAGAAG GTGACGGACTAGGTAAAAATTCCGATGGCATTGTTAAGCCGATCAAAGCTAGTCTCAAGTTCAACAGTACCGGGTTTGGATCGGATCAGGCTAAGGAACACACTAATAAATGGTGGCAACGAGTGTTCGATGAAGCGGCAAACAATATCGATGTTGGTCCAGCCGGAAAAATTACTCAACGCGAGAAAGATGCTGTGGAAATCTCGAACAAGAGTTATTCGGTGCGGAAGTTAGCACAAAAGAGTGCGGCAGGTGGAAAAACCAGTTACGGTGGATTTTTGAAGGCGTCAACATTGTTGAGCAATATTGGCCGAGAAGAGGATGTGGAAGGACACATCCATACAGAGGATATAGAATTTAAGCCGGCAAAG ATCTTAACGGATGAGGAACTGTTTGCTGCATGTGGTGGCAGAACAGCTCATAAAGGTGCTCGTCATGGGCTAAAACTTACCGGCAAGCTGGCCCGTGTAGAAGCTCAAGACAATAAGCTGCTGCAGGAATTGGAATCGAAATCGTTTGAGTCGGTCATTAAAAACAACGATTGGCAACAGATTCAAAAACGGAAAAAATCTAAGaagaaaaaacgaaacgaagaaaAATGGGTAGAACGACACCAGGAAGAAGAGGAAGACGAACTCAAGGATATGGTCCATAATTCCAACTATGTtgtaaagaaaaacaaaaagaaagccAAAGTAGAAGAGCGGGTGGAGAATGATTTAGTCGAAGAAATGAACAATAGTATGGGATTTTTTGAAACTTTGCCAGAGGATGACGGTGTTGAACCAGATCCTGGGCCTACTATCGAGGAAGAACTAGAAATGCTAAGCAATAAGATTCGCAAATTAGATCACGGTTCGGTTACTATTAGGAAAAAGGATAAATTCAAAAAGAAGAAACTGAAACGCGCTGCAGCGCAGGCAGACATGGACGAAGAAGATGAAAGTATGGATCCAACGGCAAAGTATCGGAAAGATTACAAAAAAGAGCAAAAGAAAAACAACAAACTTCTACGGGAAATGGTTTCTCAAGAAGTTCAGTCGGATCAAAAGGTAAAACCGAAGAAGTTGCTCAGGTCGGACAGCGAGGCATCGGAGAACGACGATGGCGAGAAGGATGTGATTCAACGTATCAACGAGTACCGGGAGAAAATTGAATCAAAACTACCCAAGATCAAAGTGATCGAGCCGACTGATGAGGACCAGCAACAGCTGTTGGCAGATCAGTTCAAAAACGCTCAGAGGAACGGCGTTAAGCGCGTTGGCCGACATAAGGTCAAAAAGAAGAAAAGCAAGAAGAGGAACCGCGTAGTGGCTCAGCTGGCGGAGAATTTGCTTAAAAACTTGTGA
- the LOC131436756 gene encoding ER membrane protein complex subunit 7 homolog, which yields MKNIVIPLLAAILTLLNNVTGDTSIDEYDETTRYTIEGKVYPPELFGGSDLTWQIDTQISINGGEYKGFLRDDGSFIITSVPSGSYVVEIMNPDYYYESVRVEINPKGKFRARKLNYVQPSQVVQVPYPLKLKALTRFRYFQQREQWKITDFLFNPMVLMMILPLFIMLVLPKMMSDPETKKEMENLNLSKMTSDMPEFSEMITSFFTGGAPSDKGKDKEKSKSSGSKQSKKKN from the exons ATGAAAAATATCGTAATTCCACTGTTAGCAGCAATACTAACGCTACTGAATAATGTAACAGGCGACACATCAATCGACGAGTACGATGAAACCACTCGCTACACTATCGAAGGTAAGGTTTATCCTCCGGAATTGTTCGGTGGGTCGGATCTGACCTGGCAGATCGATACGCAGATTTCCATCAATGGCGGCGAGTATAAGGGTTTCCTAAGGGACGATGGTTCGTTTATTATCACGTCGGTGCCATCCGGCAGCTACGTGGTGGAAATTATGAATCCTGACTATTACTACGAATCGGTTCGAGTGGAGATAAATCCTAAGGGAAAATTTCGGGCTCGGAAACTAAATTACGTGCAGCCGTCGCAAGTCGTGCAAGTGCCATACCCGCTGAAGCTGAAGGCGCTAACCCGCTTCCGCTACTTCCAGCAACGTGAACAGTGGAAGATAACAGATTTCTTGTTTAACCCGATGGTTCTGATGATGATTCTTCCGCTGTTCATTATGCTGGTCCTGCCGAAGATGATGAGCGACCCAGAAACGAAGAAGGAGATGGAGAATTTGAATCTGTCCAAG ATGACAAGCGATATGCCAGAGTTTAGTGAGATGATAACGTCCTTCTTTACCGGAGGTGCGCCTTCAGACAAAGGAAAAGACAAAGAGAAATCCAAGTCTTCAGGTAGCAAGCAGAGTAAAAAGAAGAATTGA
- the LOC131425641 gene encoding uncharacterized protein LOC131425641: MKTNSFHFLKVSGIEYSLPLLEPESSFRHVTGSKVVQSCSLIETNTSLIRRTNDDLLSEVVNKNISYCQLSPTVVSTNSEYTHNVKTTEQTKAQNYLTEYSHASETISTVTDSEGNSHDDLLSDGTDRVIATGRSSDEIKRKQRQSVSSLCKQSSSVTQSSHASNIFSTKILEKLLNSSEEGKDILKCAIKTELSEAKQLELSSIIAKHHINSKNKLLTEDLRTYALAVTSLFKFERSENYFIPRDGDRKNHGGKIANKIGNLKQRKRKRETKENEYQVTKRTLIDPQNKQNEDAEDAAEWLKLNSEPWTVVLDQWKISYAVRKRDLLSRKRIPHLFKTYPQYKLQHGFQLIDIDFQKSFPESKNGLMQLPYLIPRIAAYISKKACDPSAVYLLERLTDDDANNDKKICALLLALNTVLSPISVASRFEPTILVGQEDTLIFVGSKEQAQLKIQEIYQSYAELNIPIVPKLFAVGESLDNLQGTFIVGYDDLCYEFPSILRAVDVLIKLTAVLGLPFSKISKLVWHFLSSYIYGLKQRETYASIIKLKTYLEPNINE; encoded by the exons aTGAAGACTAACAGCTTTCACTTTTTGAAGGTATCTGGAATCGAGTATTCACTCCCGTTGTTAGAGCCTGAAAGCAGTTTCCGACATGTTACTGGGTCCAAAGTAGTTCAATCGTGTTCATTAATAGAGACAAACACCTCGTTAATTCGACGGACCAATGATGATTTATTGAGCGAGGtcgtgaataaaaatatctcgtATTGTCAACTTTCTCCAACTGTAGTAAGTACCAATAGTGAGTACACACATAATGTGAAGACGACGGAACAGACCAAAGCGCAAAATTATCTGACTGAATATTCTCATGCGAGTGAAACGATATCAACAGTTACTGACAGTGAAGGCAATTCGCATGATGATTTGTTATCAGATGGTACCGATCGGGTAATAGCAACTGGACGTAGTTCGGATGAAATCAAACGAAAGCAACGTCAAAGTGTTTCCTCGTTATGTAAACAAAGCTCCTCCGTTACCCAGTCATCTCACGCAAGCAATATATTTTCAACtaaaattttagaaaagttgTTAAATAGTTCCGAAGAAGGCAAGGACATTTTAAAGTGTGCTATAAAAACTGAGCTTTCTGAAGCTAAACAGCTTGAACTTTCCAGCATCATAGCAAAGCATCACATAAACAGTAAAAATAAGTTATTAACTGAGGATCTCCGAACATATGCTCTGGCTGTTACGTCGTTATTTAAGTTTGAACGATCG GAGAATTACTTCATTCCAAGGGATGGAGATAGAAAAAATCATGGTGGAAAGATAGCCAACAAGATTGGCAATCTGAAACAAAGAAAACGGAAGCGAGAAACGAAGGAAAACGAATATCAAGTAACCAAACGAACACTAATTGATCCTCAAAATAAGCAAAACGAGGATGCTGAAGATGCTGCTGAATGGTTGAAGCTCAACAGTGAACCTTGGACTGTAGTTCTTGATCAGTGGAAAATTAGCTATGCTGTTCGTAAAAGAGACTTGCTGTCCCGTAAACGAATCCCTCATTTATTTAAGACATATCCGCAATACAAGCTTCAGCATGGATTTCAACTG attgatattgattttcaaaaatcttttcCCGAATCGAAAAACGGATTGATGCAATTACCATACTTAATACCACGaattgcagcatatatttcCAAGAAAGCCTGCGACCCTTCTGCTGTGTATCTACTGGAACGATTAACTGATGACGACGCAAATAACG ATAAGAAAATATGCGCACTTTTACTGGCATTAAATACCGTACTGTCACCAATTTCGGTAGCATCTCGTTTCGAACCCACCATTTTAGTTGGACAAGAGGATACGTTGATTTTCGTCGGTTCAAAAGAGCAAGCTCAATTGAAAATTCAAGAAATATATCAAAGCTATGCTGAACTAAATATCCCAAtcgttccaaaattatttgcagTGGGAGAAAGCTTGGACAATCTGCAGGGAACTTTTATAGTCGGGTACGATGATCTGTGTTATGAATTTCCATCAATATTAAGAGCAGTTGATGTACTAATTAAACTGACCGCTGTTCTTGGACTGccgttttctaaaatttctaaGCTCGTTTGGCACTTCCTTAGCAGTTATATTTACGGATTAAAGCAACGAGAAACTTATGCGTCCATCATTAAACTCAAAACTTATCTGGAGCCGAATATAAACGAGTAG